A segment of the Triticum urartu cultivar G1812 chromosome 1, Tu2.1, whole genome shotgun sequence genome:
CTGTTCTGACCTGTATGTAAAAAACCTTCAGGCAAGGCCCTGTAGGGCGGGAAAGCATTTTTGAAGGGGGGGGCTTATATCATATGAAACGATGATATGTTTTTGAGATAGAATTATGGGCATGCCGTCGTGAGCCTAGAGGCTCCCGAGCTAAGCGATTGTTGCTACTTATCTTTTGATTGCGTAGGTCTTGAGCGGGTCCTGATGTCGCGGGATCACCCTTCTCCCGAGGCGGGCTCTTCGTGGGCTCACGAGGGTTTAGGCCTCTCGAGGAGCCTGCTGGCCCGCCCGAGAGAGCCTCGCGAGGAGCCGATCGCCGGATTACCGCAAGGCATGCGCACGATGGTCCTGCGGCGGTTGTAGTCTTGACACCCGGGGGGGCTTGGCGCCGCCTGGGCTAGCCCGAGCATGCTCGACGCGCGCATACCACGCCTAGCCCTCGCTTTCGGGGCgctcacggggggggggggggggggggggggggggggggggatagcAGGCTCAGCCTTACTCTTGAACACAAACCAAAAGGCGAGAGAACACCATGAATCCAAGAAAAATTTCCCTCGTTTTTCCTTTGATATACTCAAGAAAACTCCAAATCTCATTCCAACAGATGGCAAATTTGGTTACAGTAAAAAGGCGAAAGCAAacagccgcgtccggcacctagctagtcttcttgtcttcccacCAGCACAGAGCTAAGTGCTTCCACTGGGCGTGGGCATAGTCATTGGCGgacagtgtcgacggccagcgcggagcatggtgcttccactcgGCCGTGGGTGGGAGCCCACGTGAGGCCCGAGGGCGGCGCTCAAGAGACTCCTGGGCGTGTATGGCTCCAAcccattattacgtgagagtgtcacgagcggagatctTGACGTGCATCCATGGCGCCTGACAAGGGCCCCGCCCTGCGCCTCCCCGACCACCATTGCGGTCCCTGGCGACCGCAGGTCCTCTACTGGGGGAAAGGGCTCGCCGGCGCCTCCCCCGGCAGGGACCTACCTCCGTGCACACGCCTTCAtttggctgcccatttcttttgtttcGCCTCATCGCAAgcagttcattgaactgaaccgtatgccctgcatcgcacacacaatTAAAATCAGAaacgtgtttgatgcatccggcatcgcaaacgttttgcaccttttttgatggttcttttacaccactgtttgtgattattgcatcgcacatagtttcgtcgaagggtctctgatcatagtgtcgcgttagcagcaacctgcagtagtgccccgagaccgatgtcgatgcccctgtgatcgactacaaTACAAagcatgaaagttgctcagaaaccTTTCATTCATGCTTTGTATTTACTGTTtattccccctcttctctctggtagaccccgagaccgatgtagATGCCCCTGTGATTGACTACGTCATTGACGACTCTTCTTCCCTTTCAGcggagcttccaggcaagccccccccccttgatcacttTGATATCGCCCGTTCCAttctctctcatgcttgcattagattttgctactgtaattgattgctcctattctgatgcatagcctgcttttgtaacctacttattgttacctacctgcttatcctaaactgcttagtataggttggttagtgatccatcaatgacccccaccttgtccttgttgcccctgcttcatcatcacgactcgatcaacgtgatcgacgacTAGATCCCGACACCTCACATCACATCACACCCCctttgttgctcgactctgcatagttactatcgagtgccgagggtgatacctcgtaacgcactcctgatgataactctgtagtgtagctattcaatcgtggtcatcgagggtgattcctcttTCCTCACTCCCGATATGACtttgtcgtgcaacccctcaagtgtggacctcgagggtgattcctcctacGTTCACGTTGATGATTACATGAGTGGAATCCATCGAGGGTGATTACTTGGGTTTTCCCCCTTGTTGTTTTGGACACATGGTTACCTGGACTTTACTTGAGACCATTATTGAAGTCGGGTCGGCCCTAAGGGGTACCCGCGAGTTGATGTGAAAGTCGGGCGGGCCCGTAGAAACGATGATGGCCCGAGCTCCACTGCCTCCATCCCTGGCTCATATTCCTCGTGCGTGGCGGCCGACAGGAGACTTCTTAGAGCCAAACTATGGCATATGGGCAGCTCCGTGTTGTGGCAGTGGCCCTTTTCCCAATGACCTCCTATGTCGGGGCTCATATTACAATCGACGACGATGGCCCGCTCTCTGGTTGAGGTGGTTTTTTTTGCCTTGTGTTGGCCTAAAGTGGTATTTACTACAAAGATCGACGTCCAGGttcttgtggccgccacccaccACGTTGTCTAGAAGCAGTCGCTTGTCGCCAAGGTACCTAGCCCCCTCATCCTCATTCCTTCCTCTTGCTACTCATATGTATGCAGGGCAACGAAAAGTCACAGCGACGTAGTCCATCGACTCCATCCCTTCTACATATGTCTGACTTGGTGGTGGTCTCCTTTCCTAGTCGTCGGTTCACGTACACTGCTAAATTTGTTTGGAAATTGTTACTAAGGAAGCACGTGTGTCCTTGTTGGTTCATCTATTGTGTTGCGTGGATAATGATGTCTTGAATGACACTTATGTTCTAAGGACCACTAAAATTGTCCATGCCACGGCAGATTCTTTTTAATTTTTACAAGATTGCGTGCACAAACATATTAATGGTTGTTCTAGTAAATCCATGTTTAGGGATGGTTAATAAACTTTTCTGTAAGTGGTGGCACAAGTGACATCCAAGTTTTTGATGAGTAGTTTCTTGCTTCCGCTCTCAACTTATGAGAAAATGAAAACTAGCGTTGCCAGTTAATGGTGGGGTATAGGGGGTGGCCGCAAGAAAATGACTAGCGCTCATGGGAGTGGCTATCTACACCTATGTCCTTCGGTGGGATGGGCTTCCGTGACATGGCACTGTTTAACCAGGCTATGTTGGTGCATTTGTGCTGGCGTctcattactgaacccgagtctTTTGTGCTCCAGTGTACTCAAGGGTCGATACTTCCTTGAAGGTCGTTTTTTGGATGTAGCAAAGCCAAGACCATATTATTTCACATGGAGGAGCCTACTCTTTGGTTGTGAGCTTATCAGGGGAGCCCGATGGGGCTGGCAATGGTGTGAAGATCAGAATACTTGAGGACAGTTGGATCCCAGGTTTCCTTCCAGGTACTTTCATGCCTTTGCTACCAGTTTCTGTTAACGCCATGGTTTAGTTTCTGCTTGATGCTTCTTTGTTGACTTGGAATGAGGAACTAGACTATAGTTTCTTTGTGGAGACCATTTCTGAACAAATACTTCTGATCCTATCAGCCACGATGGAGGGGAGGATTTCCTCTCATGGCCCTATGAAAAACACGGCATCTTCTCGGTAATGTCCGGCTACAATTTTGCATGTGTGAGTTTTTCTTCTTTTCGGAAAGTGATAAAGGACATGGCTTGTCCTCTGACCTTCATCAGCAAGAGAAGCAACAGAAGCAGCAACGGAAGCAACGGAAGACCATTTGGCCTGTTAACTGTCCAAATAAGATGGAGATTGTTGTGTCGCGGGCTGCGCATGATTCCTTACCCACTGGTCATCAATTGATTTATCGCCACGTTTTTTAAGATGACGATTGTCGTTTCTGTAACCGAGCAGAGCATGTTGAGCTCCTATGTCCTTTATCGAAAAATGTCCTTTTGCCCAGTCGGTCTGGAGCTGTGTCAAGGTGATACAAAAATTCTCCTTGACAGAGCTCCATGATGCAAAAAATCCATGCAGCCGCGTCTTCCGCCAAAGGCGCTTCAGGAAACGACTCCAACGCCGCACGACGGCATGCACGAGTGCACGTACCTATGTCTCCCCTCCATCTTCTCCACCACCCTCCCAAACTTGGCAAACGCTCCTAATCGCCCCCATTTTCCCCCGTTAAGCCCGCAGCCAGGCCGGCGAGGCTGCGTGCATGCATGCGGCGACGTCGGCCGGCAGCATGGCCTCGATCGAGCTCGGGCGCGGCGGCGCTGGTGGCAGCGGGAACGGCATCGGCAGGCCCGCCAGGACGACGTCCAAGAAGCGGCTCGTGATGATCATCGCCGACCCGGGCCGCGAGTCCACGGCGGCGATGGACTGGGCACTCTCCCACGCCGTCGTCGAGGGTGACGACATCCTGCTTCTCCACGTCAACATGCCGCCGAGCGGCGCCCCCGGCGGCGCGGCCCCTCCGCGAACCGGCTCCgtcggcagcagcagcggctccCAGCTGGCCGTGTTCCTCGGTGGCGGGGGCTCCGCGGACGGGGAGTTCATGGAGACGATGCGCGCCGCGTGCAAGGCGCGGCACCCGCGCGCTAGGGTCCACGCGGAGCGCGTCGAGCCG
Coding sequences within it:
- the LOC125532560 gene encoding uncharacterized protein LOC125532560: MHAATSAGSMASIELGRGGAGGSGNGIGRPARTTSKKRLVMIIADPGRESTAAMDWALSHAVVEGDDILLLHVNMPPSGAPGGAAPPRTGSVGSSSGSQLAVFLGGGGSADGEFMETMRAACKARHPRARVHAERVEPATEGREAKAQTILAESQRRGVELLVIGHHRFSAFLRLRSASGTSRPRHDSTAEFLIEHSKCLCVSVQKKGKNAGYLLNTKTHKNFWQLA